Part of the Geoalkalibacter sp. genome is shown below.
TCGCCATCAAGGAGGGACCGGGCAAGAAACTCAGGCCCAACGGCGAGGACATGAAGGACAAGGGCGGCTTCAAGATCGCCGCGCGGACCATCCCCTTCAACGTGGCGACCATCGAGTACGGCGGCAAGGCCTACCTGGTGCCGCATTTCGACAACGGCAACAACCTCGGAAATCTTGCGGCCTGCACCAGCTGTCACGGGTTCCGGGGCGACAAGGTCAAATGCGGCAGCACCAAGTGGACCGACCACCTGAGCCGCAATCGCGTCGACCTGGCGACCTACCGCCTCGCCGAAGCGGTCTACCTCGGTTCTCTGTGCGGCGACGGCGGCATCATCGCCCCGCCTCCGGGCTCCGGCGATCTCACCAAGTGCACCAGTTGCCACGGCAACCGCTCCGACAGGGTGCGCTGCGACAACAACAAGTGGCGCGAACATCTCAGCCGCAACCGTGTCGATCAGGCCACCTATGAGCTGGCGGAGAAAACCTACATCGGCTATCTGTGCAGCACCGGCCCGACGCCGCCTCCGCCCGGCCCCGATCCGATCAGCGCCAACCTGGCCCTGAAGAAAACGGTCACCGCCACGCACCAGGAAAGCGCCTACCCGGCGGCCCTGGCCGTGGACGGCAACCTCGGCACCCGCTGGTGGGGCAAGCGAGACCGGGATGTGCGACTTCAGGTCGATCTGGGCATGAACCACCGCATCAGCCGGGTGGTCATCGACTGGCACAGCCTCTATGCCCGCGAGTATGAAATACTTGTGTCCACCAACGGCAGGGATTGGACGCGCGTCCTGCACGCCAAGGACGCCAGGGGCGGACGCGAATCACGCACCTTCAGCGCCCGGGACGCCCGCTACGTGCAGATCTACTGCCGACAGGCCAACCAGAGGGACGGCTTCTCCATCAACGAGTTCGAGGTTTACGCCCAATAAAGCCCTGTGACATTGCGCAGACGCAAAAAGGCCCGGAGCGATCCGGGCCTTTTTGCGTGGATCAATCGGTGCGATCGCCATTTCATGTTGATCTCCCCCCCCCTCACCGTGCTATAAAAAACTGTCGCATTTTCAAGCATTTAAGAAAAAAAATAAACGCTTTTCCATGAAATCCCAGCCCTAAATCCCGCAAAGCGCGCGGGGATTGAGGCGCACCGACCTCAGCCGCGCAAGAAGAACGGAGGTGAACACCAACCCTTGGCTCAGGACGCCGACAGACCTGCCCTGTCGTCGCGCATGTTCAACCTTCTTGAAGAGGGAACCTACCGCCATGCATGAGGGTCAAAAGAGTTTCGTGTTTTGTGTTTTCATCTGTTGTCTGTTCCTGATCTTGCCGTGCCTGCCCGGCCCCGCCCTGGCATCGAAAAAAGGCGGGGCGCCGACGAAGGACAATCCCGCACCGATCGCCGCC
Proteins encoded:
- a CDS encoding discoidin domain-containing protein gives rise to the protein HVGANGASLNCSSCHFAPGSPQAGQRHHATPAYQMGQCLHCHTGAEPAKISCALCHTRPNHHGQPAAISGNCQHCHTGIQTRGDSCQTCHTAPIAQIHHGEPLASLGGNCAVCHEAASSPSSCASCHSSNPHHGTMQSQTGNCTHCHKVPPSSQDRPQQAACRECHGRYMHDKGGPIQNYGACAACHDTKPYHAAPRSIPGYTGPGAGKNKFNMFWSMFAIKEGPGKKLRPNGEDMKDKGGFKIAARTIPFNVATIEYGGKAYLVPHFDNGNNLGNLAACTSCHGFRGDKVKCGSTKWTDHLSRNRVDLATYRLAEAVYLGSLCGDGGIIAPPPGSGDLTKCTSCHGNRSDRVRCDNNKWREHLSRNRVDQATYELAEKTYIGYLCSTGPTPPPPGPDPISANLALKKTVTATHQESAYPAALAVDGNLGTRWWGKRDRDVRLQVDLGMNHRISRVVIDWHSLYAREYEILVSTNGRDWTRVLHAKDARGGRESRTFSARDARYVQIYCRQANQRDGFSINEFEVYAQ